GCGCGCGCGGCGGGCAAGCTCGGGACAAACGTCCTCGGACGGGGCGTGGAGTTCGACGTCCGCGTCGTCCGGGGCGCCGGCGCCTACGTCTGCGGCGAGGAGACCGGGTTGATCGAGTCGCTCGAGGGCAAGCGCGGCAACCCGCGCCTGCGGCCGCCGTACCCGGCGGTCTCGGGCCTGTTCGGCTGCCCGACCATCGTCAACAACGTCGAGACCCTCGCCTGCGTGCCGTACATCGTCCGCGAGGGCGTCGAGGCATTCCGCAAGATCGGCACGCCCAACAACTTCGGTCCCAAGATCTTCGGCGTGTCCGGGCACGTGGCGCGACCGGGGGCCTACGAGTTCCCGCTCGGCGTGCCCCTGGCCAGGGTGATCGAGGCCGCGGGTGGCGTCGTGGGCGAGCTCAAGGCGGTCATCGTGGGTGGGCTGTCGACGCCGATCCTGACCGCGGAGGAGTCCAGCGGCCTCCTGCTCGACTACGACTCGTGTCTGAAGGCCGGCACGGCGCTCGGGTCGGGCGGCGTCATCGTCATGAACGACACGGTCCGGATGCCCGAGATCGCGCTGCGGACCATTCGCTTCTACGCCCACGAGTCGTGCGGACAGTGCACGCCGTGCCGCCAGGGGTCCGCGGCCATCGAGCAGATGCTCCACCGCGTGGTCCACGGCGGCGGCGCCCCCGAGGACCTCGAGAACGTCCTCCACCTGTGCAAGAACATCAGAGGGAACACGCTGTGCCCCACGGGCGATGCCCTCGCGATGCCGATCGAGGCCATGATCAGCAAGTTCCGGCCCGAGTTCGACGCCCTGGTCCGATAGGAGAGCGCCATGCCCAAGAAGATCCTGGTGGTTGATGACGACCCGGACATCCAGGAGTTCTGCCGCACGATCCTCGAGGCGGCGGGCTATCTGGTGGTGTCGGCCGCGAGTGCCCGCGAAGGGCACCAGCAGGTGACAACCGGGAAGCCCGACCTGGTGGTGCTGGACGTGATCATGGAGGAGGCCGACTCGGGCTTCAAGGTCGCCCAGGACCTGGCCAAGAGCAACCCCGGCCTGCCCATTCTGATGCTGTCCTCGATCGCCAGCGCGGCGGAGCAGGTGTTCGACACCAGCACCCTGCCGGTGGCGGCGCTGGTCAGCAAGCCGATCACGCCCAGGGAGCTGCTGCAACAGGTCGAGAGGCTGCTGGCCGCCGGGAAGCGGCCGGCTTGAAGTCAGCCCGCTCCGGTGGGGGCGGGAGCTTGCCCTTCGTCGTAAAGGAAAGGGGGAGAAACATGGGAACCGAGGCACTGGAGAAGAAGCGCTGGGTGATCGCGATCGCCGCCGTCGTCATGCAGCTGTGCCTGGGCACGGTCTACGCGTGGTCGGTGTTCAAGATCCCGCTCAAGCAGGCCCATGGCTGGGCCGAGACCCCGACCCAGGTCACCTTCATGATCTGCATCGGCATGATCGGCCTCTCCGCCGCCTTCGGCGGGATGCTGGTCGACAAGAAGGGGCCGCGGTTCGTGGCCACGCTCGGCGGCATCCTGTT
The Thermoanaerobaculales bacterium genome window above contains:
- a CDS encoding response regulator translates to MPKKILVVDDDPDIQEFCRTILEAAGYLVVSAASAREGHQQVTTGKPDLVVLDVIMEEADSGFKVAQDLAKSNPGLPILMLSSIASAAEQVFDTSTLPVAALVSKPITPRELLQQVERLLAAGKRPA